In the genome of Aequorivita sp. H23M31, the window CGTTAACCGCTATTTTTTATTTCCTTCAGAATATTATAGTTGACGCTTTAAAAGACTCTTATACATTCTATTATTCCGTTTTTAAAATCTATCTCTTCCATTTTCTGGTAACATTCATAATACTATCCTTCATTTATTTAGTCAGCAAAAAAGCTCCTAAATACATAGGGTACACCTTTATGGGATTTATTCTTTTTAAAATGGCAGCTGCGGTTATCTTCTTGATTCCACTTATTAAAATGCAGGGTGTTTCAAAAATCCCCGATTTTATCTCCTTTTTTATACCTTATTTCCTATTTCTTCTTTTCGAAATATTGGTTACTCTCCAACTTGTTAAACACTCCGATGCCTAAGCAATTAGCTGGAATTTCGATTGAAAAAACAAATATCGTCAACTGCTTTTTATTTTGGGTAAAAGTTGTACTTTTGCACCACTTTTTAAGACCATAATATTTTATAGTTTTTAGCATTATGAGGTTTACTCAAACACTAATCGGTACTTTGGCAATTATTGCCGTTCTTTTAATGCCTTTTTCAGGCTTTGCAACTACCCAGCACGAGGACGATACTGATGGGAAATTTGACCCAAAGGAATTAATAAATTCACACGTTTGGGATTCACACGAATTTCATATTGCCGATTGGAATGGACACCCCATCACTTTGGCGCTTCCCGTTATACTTTGGACGGATAATGGTCTTGTTACTTTTTCTTCATCTGAATTCCATCATGATAACAGCGGATCTACCGTTGTAGAAAAGAATGGCGAAAAGTTTATACGTTATAAGGAGCATATCTTTTATGCCGACAAGTTTGACAAGCAAAAATTTGAAGAGACGAGCACAATGGGCCGTCCCTTTTTATATGAAGATAGACCTTTGGATTTTTCTATTACCAAAACGGTTTTCTCAATGATTTTCGTTTCTCTTTTATTGGTTATAATCTTCGGATTTTCTGCGCGTCATTATAAAAAGAACAAATTGGCACCAAGAGGAATGTCCGGTTGGTTAGAGCCGATTATTCTATTTGTAAGAGATGAAATTGCCATTCCAAACGTCGGTAACAAGTATCAAAAATATATGCCGCTTTTGTTGACCATATTTTTCTTTATCTGGGTAAACAACCTTGTAGGGCTAATTCCATTTTTCCCATTTAGCGGAAACGTAACAGGAAACATCATTTTCACAATGATTATGTCCGTTATCGTATTCATCGTAACGATATTCAGCGGAAATAAATATTATTGGAAACACATCCTTACACCAGATGTTCCAAAATTATTATACCCTCTTATGATCCCGATTGAAATTATCGGAATGTTTACCAAGCCATTTGCACTGATGGTTCGTTTGTTTGCGAACATTACTGCTGGTCACATTA includes:
- the atpB gene encoding F0F1 ATP synthase subunit A; amino-acid sequence: MRFTQTLIGTLAIIAVLLMPFSGFATTQHEDDTDGKFDPKELINSHVWDSHEFHIADWNGHPITLALPVILWTDNGLVTFSSSEFHHDNSGSTVVEKNGEKFIRYKEHIFYADKFDKQKFEETSTMGRPFLYEDRPLDFSITKTVFSMIFVSLLLVIIFGFSARHYKKNKLAPRGMSGWLEPIILFVRDEIAIPNVGNKYQKYMPLLLTIFFFIWVNNLVGLIPFFPFSGNVTGNIIFTMIMSVIVFIVTIFSGNKYYWKHILTPDVPKLLYPLMIPIEIIGMFTKPFALMVRLFANITAGHIIVLSLVGLIFIFETAYVSPVSIAFVLFMSVLELLVAALQAYVFTLLAALFIGQAVEEHH